A genomic window from Glycine soja cultivar W05 chromosome 10, ASM419377v2, whole genome shotgun sequence includes:
- the LOC114369569 gene encoding lipoyl synthase, chloroplastic-like, whose amino-acid sequence MIRQSLYNPPSIPFSTPSVKRHRFSPPSWRIRCDASSVSVEQKVVGPHTGRDPNVKKPEWLRQKAPQGERFQEIKESLSHLKLNTVCEEAQCPNIGECWNGGGDGIATATIMVLGDTCTRGCRFCAVKTSRNPPPPDPMEPINTAKAIASWGVDYIVLTSVDRDDLPDGGSGHFAQTVKAMKNLKPEIMVECLTSDFRGDLKAVEILVHSGLDVFAHNIETVKRLQRIVRDPRAGYEQSLSVLKHAKHSKEGMITKTSIMLGLGETDDEVKEAMADLRAIDVDIVTFGQYLQPTPLHLTVKEYVTPEKFAFWKEYGESIGFCYVASGPLVRSSYRAGELFVKTMVREKAKNAGDSLL is encoded by the exons ATGATTCGTCAATCTCTTTACAACCCTCCTTCCATCCCCTTCTCAACCCCTTCCGTGAAACGCCACCGTTTCTCCCCTCCAAGTTGGAGAATTCGATGCGACGCGTCGTCGGTGTCGGTGGAGCAGAAGGTTGTTGGGCCACACACGGGTAGAGACCCAAACGTGAAGAAGCCAGAGTGGTTGAGGCAGAAAGCTCCTCAGGGTGAAAGGTTCCAAGAGATTAAGGAATCCTTGTCCCATTTGAAGCTCAACACTGTCTGTGAGGAGGCACAATGCCCCAACATAGGAgag TGTTGGAATGGAGGCGGAGATGGCATTGCAACTGCGACAATCATGGTTCTTGGGGATACTTGCACGCGTGGGTGTAGGTTTTGTGCTGTGAAGACCAGCAGAAACCCTCCACCTCCTGATCCTATGGAACCGATAAATACTGCCAAGGCCATTGCAAGTTGGGG TGTGGATTATATTGTCCTAACAAGTGTGGATCGTGATGATCTGCCTGATGGAGGAAGTGGCCATTTTGCTCAGACTGTCAAAGCTATGAAG AATCTCAAACCTGAGATCATGGTTGAGTGTTTAACTTCTGATTTTCGGGGTGACCTGAAGGCTGTAGAAATTCTGGTTCACTCAGGTTTAGATGTCTTTGCTCACAACATTGAGACAGTCAAACGCCTCCAAAGAATTGTTAGAGATCCGAGGGCAGG GTATGAGCAAAGCCTGTCAGTTCTAAAACATGCAAAACATAGCAAGGAGGGTATGATAACAAAAACTTCTATAATGCTGGGCCTTGGAGAAACTGATGATGAGGTGAAGGAAGCAATGGCTGATTTAAGGGCCATTGATGTTGATATTGTGACATTTGGTCAATATTTGCAG CCAACTCCCTTGCACTTAACTGTCAAAGAGTATGTTACTCCTGAGAAGTTTGCTTTCTGGAAAGAATACGGGGAATCTATTGGTTTTTGTTATGTAGCTAGTGGTCCACTG GTGAGATCATCGTACAGAGCTGGGGAGCTGTTTGTCAAGACAATGGTACGAGAAAAGGCCAAGAATGCTGGTGACTCGTTGTTATGA
- the LOC114370623 gene encoding protein trichome birefringence-like 36, producing MRPAGLTWKLKTLTLCKAYSSMAFHAMDFETSIEFFWAPLLVELKKGAGNKRILHLDLIEENARCWKGVDVLVFDSAHWWTHSGQTRSWDYYMEGNSIITNMNPMVACQKGLSTWARWVDLNLDPRRTRVIFRSMSPRHNRLNGRKCYKQRKPLQFFSHIHVPEPLVVLKGVLKRMRFPVYLQDITTMTAFRRDGHPSVYSKAMSEERQKGTGLSSDCSHWCLPGVPDIWNEMLSTLI from the exons ATGAGACCAGCTGGATTGACATGGAAACTGAAGACATTAACGTTGTGCAAAGCTTATTCTTCAATGGCTTTCCATGCTATG GATTTTGAGACATCAATTGAGTTCTTCTGGGCACCATTGTTGGTAGAACTGAAGAAAGGGGCTGGCAATAAGAGAATTCTACATTTGGATTTGATTGAAGAGAATGCAAGGTGTTGGAAGGGAGTTGATGTTCTTGTTTTTGATTCAGCCCACTGGTGGACTCACTCGGGCCAAACACGCTC GTGGGATTATTACATGGAGGGAAATAGTATCATCACAAACATGAATCCTATGGTTGCCTGTCAGAAAGGACTCAGTACGTGGGCAAGGTGGGTGGATCTTAATTTGGACCCTAGAAGAACTCGAGTTATTTTCCGAAGCATGTCACCTAGGCATAACAG gcTAAATGGTCGGAAATGCTATAAGCAGAGGAAGCCATTACAATTTTTCAGCCACATACACGTTCCTGAACCACTGGTAGTGCTAAAAGGAGTGCTAAAGAGAATGAGATTTCCAGTATATCTGCAAGACATTACAACAATGACTGCTTTCCGAAGAGATGGACATCCTTCAGTGTATAGCAAGGCAATGAGTGAAGAGAGGCAGAAAGGCACAGGTCTTTCCTCTGATTGCAGCCATTGGTGCCTCCCTGGGGTGCCAGACATTTGGAATGAGATGCTCAGTACATTGATCTAA
- the LOC114372671 gene encoding diphosphomevalonate decarboxylase MVD2, peroxisomal-like, with product MASESQNWVFMVTAQTPTNIAVIKYWGKRDETLILPVNDSISLTLDPSHLCTTTTVAVSSAFHQDRMWLNAKEISLSGGRFQSCLREIRARACDVEDENKGIKITKEDWAKLHLHIASYNNFPTAAGLASSAAGFACLAYALGKLMNVKEDESQLSAIARQGSGSACRSLFGGFVKWIMGKEDNGSDSLAVQLADEKHWDDLVIVIAVVSSRQKETSSTSGMCESVETSLLLQHRAKEIVPKRILQMEEAIKNRDFASFSQLTCADSNQFHAVCLDTSPPIFYMNDTSHRIISIAEKWNRSEEAPQVAYTFDAGPNAVLIARNRKAATSLIQRLLYYFPPNSDDLSSYIIGDKSIAKDAGINGIQDVEALPPPPEIKDNIPPQKYKGDVSYFICTRPGRGPVLLSDNSQALLNGETGLPK from the exons ATGGCGAGTGAGTCGCAAAACTGGGTATTCATGGTGACTGCACAGACCCCAACCAACATTGCCGTTATCAAGTATTGGGGTAAAAGAGACGAAACCTTGATCTTACCGGTTAACGATAGTATCAGTCTCACTCTCGATCCCTCCCACCTCTGCACCACCACCACTGTTGCCGTCAGTTCCGCTTTCCACCAAGATCGCATGTGGCTCAATGCCAAG GAGATTTCTCTTTCTGGGGGCAGGTTCCAGAGCTGTTTAAGGGAGATCCGTGCTCGTGCTTGTGATGTTGAGGATGAAAATAAGGGTATAAAGATCACAAAGGAGGATTGGGCCAAATTGCACCTACACATTGCTTCGTACAACAACTTCCCTACTGCAGCAGGACTGGCTTCATCAGCCGCGGGTTTTGCCTGCCTTG CTTATGCCCTTGGGAAGCTAATGAATGTCAAAGAAGATGAAAGCCAGCTATCTGCTATCGCAAG GCAAGGATCAGGTAGTGCTTGTCGCAGCTTATTTGGGGGATTTGTTAAGTGGATAATGGGAAAA GAGGATAATGGCAGTGATAGTCTTGCAGTTCAACTTGCTGATGAAAAGCACTGGGATGATCTTGTTATTGTTATTGCCGTG GTTAGCTCACGGCAGAAGGAAACAAGTAGCACCTCTGGAATGTGTGAGAGTGTTGAAACAAGTTTGCTTTTACAACACAGGGCAAAG GAAATTGTGCCAAAGCGGATACTGCAAATGGAAGAAGCCATTAAAAATCGTGATTTTGCATCTTTTTCGCAATTGACCTGTGCTGATAGCAACCAGTTTCATGCAGTCTGCCTGGATACATCCCCCCCTATATTTTACATGAATGATACATCCCACAG AATAATCAGCATTGCTGAAAAGTGGAACCGTTCAGAAGAAGCTCCCCAG GTAGCTTATACATTTGATGCAGGGCCAAATGCTGTTCTAATTGCACGTAATAGGAAAGCTGCTACCTCTTTGATTCAGAGGTTGCTTTACTACTTCCCTCCAAATTCAGATGACCTCAGCAG TTACATTATTGGGGACAAGTCAATTGCAAAAGATGCGGGGATCAATGGAATACAGGACGTAGAAGCTTTGCCACCTCCTCcagaaatcaaagataatattccaccccaaaaatacaagggggATGTCAGTTATTTCATATGTACCAGACCTGGAAGGGGACCTGTTTTGCTTTCTGATAACAGTCAAGCACTTCTGAACGGTGAAACTGGGCTTCCCAAGTAA